Proteins encoded within one genomic window of Acidovorax sp. 107:
- the aroE gene encoding shikimate dehydrogenase codes for MSQSPDLYCVMGNPVAHSRSPAIHARFSELTGEHIAYERRLVPMDGFAQGVRAFAAEGGRGCNVTVPFKTEAPALATECSERVQLAGAANTLTFRADGSIYADNTDGLGLVADITRNAGVSLAGRDVLLVGAGGAAAGVLGPLLLAGARHITVANRTLAKAQALVQSHSALATLQKTELSAQDPLALSTNFDVIINATASSLSGGGIPVLASVLRPGALAYDMMYGPAAQGFLDWARQHGAVPRDGLGMLVEQAAEAFLLWRGVRPPSAQVLREMQPSTAA; via the coding sequence ATGAGCCAATCCCCCGATCTGTACTGCGTGATGGGCAACCCTGTCGCCCACAGCCGCTCGCCCGCCATCCACGCCCGTTTTTCCGAGCTGACCGGCGAACACATTGCCTACGAGCGCCGTCTGGTGCCCATGGATGGTTTTGCCCAGGGCGTGCGCGCGTTCGCTGCAGAGGGCGGTCGTGGCTGCAACGTCACCGTGCCCTTCAAGACCGAAGCGCCCGCCCTGGCCACCGAGTGCAGCGAGCGCGTGCAGCTCGCCGGCGCAGCCAACACCCTCACCTTCCGCGCCGACGGCAGCATCTACGCCGACAACACCGATGGCCTGGGCCTGGTGGCCGACATCACCCGCAACGCGGGCGTGTCGCTGGCCGGGCGCGATGTGCTGCTGGTGGGCGCGGGGGGCGCCGCCGCGGGCGTGCTGGGCCCGCTGTTGCTGGCGGGGGCCCGCCACATCACTGTGGCCAACCGCACCCTGGCCAAGGCGCAGGCGCTGGTGCAGTCGCACAGCGCCCTGGCAACGCTACAAAAAACAGAGCTGTCAGCGCAAGACCCACTAGCGCTATCGACCAATTTCGACGTCATCATCAACGCCACGGCCAGCAGCCTCTCTGGCGGCGGCATCCCGGTGCTCGCCAGTGTGCTGCGCCCCGGCGCCCTGGCCTACGACATGATGTACGGCCCCGCTGCGCAAGGCTTCCTCGACTGGGCGCGCCAGCACGGCGCCGTGCCCCGCGACGGCCTGGGCATGCTGGTGGAACAGGCTGCTGAAGCCTTCTTGCTGTGGCGCGGTGTACGCCCGCCTTCGGCCCAGGTGCTGCGCGAAATGCAGCCATCCACCGCCGCCTGA
- a CDS encoding cytochrome P450 — MNSTTAPVAPAATASASAPTVPPTPIQPGGPRSRWWGLPLLRAMRADYLGFVTQLQREHGDLTRMRLGYEDAWDLMHPDLVREALVTHADQLIRWERGMEVFEEVFGQSVLVTEGATWQRQRRMLMPAFTPKRVAGYAQLMTDAARSALDAAVPPGQAGAQVAVDALWTDVAMDVILRTLFSTSAQADAREAAWATQTLSETAFREMFMPFTLPDWLPLPGKAAKRRAIRSLKRLVWRHIHARQAEVAAPGAPDRSDLLHMLLALRDESTGDALSAQDVFDQCIVSFQAGHETSATTLLWWTLLMAQHPEAAQRAQSEVDAVLKGGTPGPEHLVQLPWLGATLKEALRLYPPIAALMSRRTTAPITLGGVPVPQGAMLRITPWVLHRDARWFVAPDRFAPERFLDGAPPIPRGAWIPFGLGPRVCIGQHFAMLEMTLLAAMLLQRYTVRLLEGRAVGAPRFQVTLRPEGPSALWLQRREAPQGR, encoded by the coding sequence ATGAACTCGACCACCGCCCCTGTCGCGCCTGCCGCCACGGCCTCTGCCAGCGCCCCCACTGTTCCACCCACTCCCATTCAGCCCGGCGGCCCGCGCAGCCGCTGGTGGGGCCTGCCGCTGCTGCGCGCCATGCGGGCCGACTACCTGGGTTTTGTGACCCAGCTGCAGCGCGAGCATGGCGACCTGACCCGCATGCGCTTGGGGTACGAAGACGCGTGGGACCTGATGCATCCCGACCTGGTGCGCGAGGCGCTGGTCACCCATGCCGACCAGCTCATCCGCTGGGAGCGTGGCATGGAGGTGTTCGAGGAAGTGTTTGGCCAGAGCGTGCTGGTGACTGAGGGCGCCACCTGGCAGCGCCAGCGCCGCATGCTGATGCCCGCCTTCACGCCCAAGCGGGTGGCAGGCTACGCGCAGCTGATGACCGATGCCGCCCGCAGCGCGCTCGACGCGGCCGTGCCCCCGGGCCAGGCCGGCGCCCAGGTGGCGGTGGATGCGCTGTGGACGGACGTGGCCATGGACGTGATCCTGCGCACGCTGTTCAGCACCTCTGCGCAGGCCGATGCGCGCGAAGCCGCTTGGGCCACGCAGACGCTGTCGGAAACCGCCTTTCGCGAAATGTTCATGCCCTTCACCCTGCCCGACTGGCTGCCCCTGCCGGGCAAGGCCGCCAAGCGGCGCGCGATCCGGTCGTTGAAGAGGCTGGTCTGGCGCCACATCCACGCCCGCCAGGCCGAGGTGGCCGCACCCGGGGCCCCGGACCGCTCAGACCTGCTTCACATGCTGCTGGCTTTGCGTGATGAGTCAACGGGCGATGCCTTGTCGGCGCAAGATGTGTTTGACCAGTGCATCGTCAGCTTCCAGGCGGGGCACGAAACCAGTGCCACCACGCTGCTGTGGTGGACCCTGCTCATGGCCCAGCACCCCGAAGCCGCGCAGCGCGCCCAGTCCGAGGTCGATGCCGTGCTGAAGGGCGGCACCCCCGGTCCCGAGCACCTGGTCCAGCTGCCCTGGCTGGGCGCCACGCTCAAAGAGGCGCTGCGCCTGTACCCACCGATTGCCGCGCTGATGAGCCGCCGCACCACTGCGCCCATCACGCTGGGCGGCGTGCCGGTGCCCCAAGGCGCCATGCTGCGCATCACTCCCTGGGTGCTGCACCGCGATGCGCGCTGGTTTGTCGCGCCGGACCGTTTTGCGCCCGAGCGGTTTCTGGACGGCGCGCCACCCATCCCCCGGGGCGCGTGGATTCCGTTCGGCCTGGGGCCGCGTGTGTGTATTGGCCAGCACTTTGCGATGCTCGAGATGACGCTGTTGGCGGCCATGCTGCTGCAGCGCTACACGGTGCGGCTGCTGGAGGGGCGCGCCGTGGGAGCGCCCAGGTTTCAAGTGACACTGCGGCCAGAGGGGCCGTCTGCGCTGTGGCTGCAGCGGCGCGAGGCGCCGCAGGGGCGATAA
- a CDS encoding 1-acyl-sn-glycerol-3-phosphate acyltransferase — protein MLAKLMSLLLLGIVRFLTGSQARWYGCPPKAEQRIYFANHQSHADMVLIWAALPEELRSITRPIAAKDYWTKTPFRQWITTAVFNAVYVDRQATPARPAAPAAADPTVAQAPAADADTAAAGGPDPSPEVPPRAPTPEELRAALPESDPLAPLVRALESGDSIVIFPEGTRGHGDEPQAFKSGLFKLAQMFPQVVLVPAWINNVQRVMPKGEVVPVPILCSVTFGTPIQLEAGEERRPFLDRARRAVIALREV, from the coding sequence ATGCTTGCCAAGTTGATGAGTCTCCTCCTGCTGGGAATCGTGCGGTTTCTCACCGGCTCCCAGGCCCGCTGGTACGGCTGCCCGCCCAAGGCCGAGCAGCGCATCTATTTCGCCAACCACCAGAGCCATGCCGACATGGTGCTGATCTGGGCCGCGCTGCCCGAGGAGCTGCGCAGCATCACGCGGCCCATCGCCGCCAAGGACTACTGGACCAAGACGCCGTTCCGGCAGTGGATCACCACGGCCGTGTTCAACGCCGTGTATGTGGACCGACAGGCCACGCCAGCGCGGCCCGCAGCGCCCGCGGCCGCCGATCCCACCGTAGCTCAGGCCCCAGCAGCCGATGCAGACACTGCGGCCGCCGGTGGCCCCGACCCCTCACCCGAAGTCCCGCCGCGCGCGCCCACGCCTGAGGAGCTGCGCGCTGCCCTGCCCGAATCCGACCCGCTGGCCCCGCTGGTGCGCGCGCTGGAGAGTGGCGACTCCATCGTGATCTTTCCAGAGGGCACGCGCGGCCATGGCGACGAGCCCCAGGCATTCAAATCCGGCCTGTTCAAGCTGGCCCAGATGTTTCCGCAGGTGGTGCTGGTGCCCGCCTGGATCAACAACGTGCAGCGCGTGATGCCCAAGGGCGAAGTGGTGCCCGTGCCCATCCTGTGCTCGGTGACCTTTGGCACGCCCATCCAGCTCGAAGCGGGTGAAGAGCGCCGGCCCTTCCTGGACCGCGCGCGCCGCGCCGTGATTGCGCTGCGGGAAGTCTGA
- the mtgA gene encoding monofunctional biosynthetic peptidoglycan transglycosylase codes for MKAVLRWLGLLLIAFVALQLFFVLRIAAMEAINPESTTFQRSEAWTLLASKGHVPWRQQWVPYASLSDHLKRAVIASEDDGFVNHDGVDWNAIEKAWERNAKAEAQASKAQARAPDRPVRTAKIRGGSTITQQLAKNLLLSGERTLLRKGQEFVLTLALEQLLSKQRILEIYLNNVEWGEGVFGAEAAAQHYFRKSASRLSTAEAARLAVMLPAPKRFEKTPGSAYLAGRTRTILARMGGAELP; via the coding sequence ATGAAAGCCGTGTTGCGCTGGCTGGGACTGCTGTTGATCGCCTTCGTGGCGCTGCAGCTGTTCTTTGTGTTGCGCATTGCCGCCATGGAGGCGATCAACCCCGAGTCCACCACCTTCCAACGCTCCGAAGCCTGGACGCTGCTGGCCAGCAAAGGCCATGTGCCCTGGCGCCAGCAGTGGGTGCCGTATGCCAGCCTCTCCGACCACCTCAAACGCGCCGTGATCGCATCGGAAGACGATGGTTTTGTGAACCACGATGGTGTGGACTGGAACGCCATCGAAAAGGCCTGGGAGCGCAACGCCAAGGCCGAAGCCCAGGCCAGCAAGGCGCAGGCCCGCGCCCCCGACCGCCCCGTGCGCACAGCCAAGATCCGCGGCGGCTCCACCATCACCCAGCAACTGGCCAAGAACCTGCTGCTGTCGGGCGAACGCACGCTGCTGCGCAAGGGGCAGGAATTTGTGCTCACGCTGGCGCTGGAGCAGTTGCTCTCCAAGCAGCGCATCCTGGAGATCTACCTCAACAACGTGGAATGGGGCGAAGGCGTGTTCGGCGCCGAGGCGGCCGCGCAGCATTACTTTCGCAAGAGCGCCAGCCGCCTGAGCACCGCCGAGGCCGCACGCCTGGCGGTGATGCTGCCTGCGCCCAAGCGGTTCGAGAAAACGCCCGGATCTGCCTACCTGGCGGGGCGCACGCGCACGATCCTGGCACGGATGGGCGGCGCGGAGCTGCCCTGA
- a CDS encoding CZB domain-containing protein produces MGFFSRLFKIREQDPTSPETTWAMEDNGSELVLDAEYAATLMTEIDIDAAIASHERWRLQLQDMVNGRSDEVMRPERICQDDRCDLGRWLYGTGRVRLGHYPAFDMLVARHKYFHQQAADVVTAFQSGDQPKAAQLLNGSCRHASNQVLLLLKELKRGLGR; encoded by the coding sequence ATGGGTTTTTTCAGCCGCTTGTTCAAGATCCGGGAGCAGGACCCCACCAGCCCCGAGACCACCTGGGCCATGGAAGACAACGGCAGCGAACTGGTGCTGGACGCTGAGTACGCGGCCACGCTCATGACCGAGATCGACATCGATGCCGCCATCGCCAGCCACGAGCGCTGGCGCCTGCAGCTGCAGGACATGGTCAACGGCCGCTCCGACGAGGTCATGCGGCCTGAGCGCATCTGCCAGGACGACCGCTGCGACCTGGGCCGCTGGCTCTACGGCACAGGCCGGGTGCGTCTGGGGCATTACCCCGCGTTCGACATGCTGGTGGCGCGGCACAAATACTTTCACCAGCAGGCGGCCGATGTGGTGACGGCCTTCCAGTCGGGCGACCAGCCCAAGGCGGCGCAGCTGCTCAACGGCAGCTGCCGCCACGCGTCCAACCAGGTGCTGTTGCTGCTCAAGGAGCTCAAGCGCGGATTGGGGCGGTAA
- a CDS encoding LLM class flavin-dependent oxidoreductase, giving the protein MTSIPRRPALSMLDLVAVREGGTVADALQIALRTAQHAEKLGFARYWLAEHHNMAGIASSATAVLVGHIAGGTSRIRVGSGGVMLPNHAPLVVAEAFGTLAELYPGRIDLGLGRAPGTDPTTMRALRRNRVETEEDFPRDVAELQRLLAPAEPGQRLIAMPGAGTNVPIWLLGSSLFSAQLAAERGLPYAFASHFAPRLLHQAIDLYRNLYRPSAAWPKPYVAIGVPLIAAPTDEEADYLASSTYQRVLGILTGDRRRLLPPIEGYAARLQPQERAAIGDFLAAAVIGGPDTVRAGLARLSEATGADELMLVSDVYDPALRLRSLDIAARAHATLGQAATPA; this is encoded by the coding sequence ATGACCTCTATTCCCCGCCGCCCCGCCCTGTCCATGCTTGACCTGGTTGCCGTCCGCGAAGGCGGCACCGTGGCCGACGCGCTGCAGATTGCGCTGCGCACTGCCCAGCATGCCGAAAAATTGGGCTTTGCCCGCTACTGGCTGGCCGAGCACCACAACATGGCGGGCATTGCCAGTTCCGCCACCGCCGTGCTGGTGGGCCATATTGCCGGCGGCACCTCGCGCATCCGCGTAGGGTCGGGCGGCGTGATGCTGCCCAATCACGCCCCGCTGGTAGTGGCCGAGGCCTTTGGCACGCTGGCCGAGCTGTACCCCGGCCGCATCGACCTGGGGCTGGGCCGTGCGCCGGGCACCGACCCCACCACCATGCGTGCGCTGCGCCGCAACCGGGTGGAGACCGAAGAAGACTTTCCGCGCGACGTGGCCGAGCTGCAGCGCCTGCTGGCCCCTGCCGAACCCGGCCAGCGCCTGATCGCCATGCCCGGCGCGGGCACCAATGTGCCGATCTGGTTGCTGGGCTCCAGCCTGTTTTCTGCCCAACTGGCGGCCGAGCGGGGCCTGCCGTATGCCTTTGCCTCGCACTTTGCGCCGCGCCTGCTGCACCAGGCCATTGACCTGTACCGCAATCTGTACCGTCCCTCGGCCGCTTGGCCCAAGCCCTATGTGGCCATTGGCGTGCCGTTGATCGCTGCCCCGACGGACGAAGAGGCCGACTATCTGGCCAGCAGCACCTACCAGCGGGTGCTGGGCATCTTGACGGGCGACCGCCGCCGCCTGCTCCCGCCCATCGAAGGCTACGCCGCGCGCCTGCAACCGCAGGAGCGTGCAGCGATTGGCGACTTTCTGGCCGCAGCCGTGATCGGCGGTCCGGACACGGTGCGTGCGGGGCTGGCGCGCCTGAGCGAGGCCACCGGCGCCGACGAGCTGATGCTGGTGAGCGACGTGTACGACCCTGCGCTGCGCTTGCGCTCGCTGGACATCGCGGCCCGGGCGCACGCCACGCTCGGCCAGGCCGCCACGCCGGCCTGA
- the gspF gene encoding type II secretion system inner membrane protein GspF gives MPAFSFEALDAQGQTRKGLLEADTAKAARSLLRAQALVPLAVEMVQTGQSLDGRSASLGQRLFTRPVFSATGLAIWTRQIAGLVSSGLPLERALTALSEEADDERQRHLVAALRAEVNAGATFARALSQHPREFSDIYCAVIGAGEHSGNLGLVLERLADDLEERQALKAKLVGAALYPAIVTLVAIVIVLFLVGYVVPQVASVFAGTKRALPFLTVAMLGLSAFVRSYGWVMLIAFILIAIGTRWALTIDHIREKFDAAWLNLPLVGKLARGYNAARFAGTLAMLAGAGVPILKALQAAAETLNNRALRADALDALVLVREGAPLASALAQKKRFPGLLSMFARLGEQTGQLPVMLQRAARQLSAEVQRRAMALATILEPLLIVGMGLIVMLIVLAVLLPIIQLNQFVK, from the coding sequence ATGCCTGCTTTTTCCTTTGAAGCCCTGGACGCCCAAGGCCAGACCCGCAAAGGCCTCCTGGAGGCCGACACCGCCAAGGCCGCACGCAGCCTGCTGCGGGCCCAGGCGCTGGTGCCGCTGGCGGTGGAGATGGTGCAAACGGGCCAGTCGCTGGACGGCCGGTCCGCCAGCCTGGGCCAGCGCCTGTTCACGCGGCCGGTATTCAGTGCGACCGGGCTGGCCATCTGGACCCGGCAGATCGCCGGGCTGGTGTCGTCGGGCCTGCCGCTGGAGCGCGCGCTCACCGCGCTGTCCGAAGAAGCCGATGATGAGCGCCAGCGCCACCTGGTCGCCGCGCTGCGCGCCGAGGTCAACGCGGGCGCCACCTTTGCCCGCGCGCTGTCGCAGCACCCGCGCGAGTTCTCTGACATCTACTGCGCCGTGATCGGTGCGGGCGAGCACAGCGGCAACCTGGGCCTGGTGCTGGAGCGCCTGGCCGACGACCTGGAAGAGCGCCAGGCGCTCAAGGCCAAGCTGGTGGGCGCCGCGCTGTACCCGGCCATCGTGACCCTGGTGGCCATCGTGATCGTGCTGTTCCTGGTGGGCTATGTGGTGCCGCAGGTGGCCAGCGTGTTTGCAGGCACCAAGCGTGCGCTGCCGTTCCTGACGGTGGCCATGCTGGGCCTCAGCGCCTTTGTGCGCAGCTATGGTTGGGTGATGCTGATCGCTTTCATTTTGATAGCAATTGGAACAAGATGGGCGCTCACTATCGACCATATTCGCGAGAAATTCGATGCCGCCTGGCTCAATCTGCCCCTGGTGGGCAAGCTGGCGCGCGGTTACAACGCAGCACGGTTTGCCGGCACGCTGGCCATGCTGGCTGGCGCCGGGGTGCCGATCCTGAAGGCCTTGCAGGCCGCCGCCGAAACGCTGAACAACCGCGCGCTGCGTGCCGACGCGCTCGACGCGCTGGTGCTGGTGCGCGAAGGTGCTCCGCTGGCATCGGCCCTGGCACAGAAAAAGCGCTTTCCGGGCCTGCTGTCGATGTTTGCGCGCCTGGGCGAGCAGACCGGGCAACTGCCGGTGATGCTGCAGCGTGCGGCGCGCCAGCTCTCGGCCGAGGTGCAGCGCCGCGCCATGGCGCTGGCCACCATCCTGGAACCCCTGCTCATCGTGGGCATGGGCCTGATCGTGATGCTGATCGTGCTGGCCGTGCTGCTACCGATCATCCAGCTCAACCAGTTTGTGAAGTGA
- the ruvC gene encoding crossover junction endodeoxyribonuclease RuvC translates to MRILGIDPGLQTTGFGVVDMDGHQLSYVASGTIRTTTLALGDLPGRLKILFDGITEVAARYQPDVASVEIVFVNVNPQSTLLLGQARGAAITALVASNLPVAEYTALQMKKAVVGHGRAAKSQVQEMVRRLLQLPGLPGTDAADGLGMAITHAHAGAAMGRLGEAATLNRRQHAMYKDGRSY, encoded by the coding sequence ATGCGCATCCTTGGTATTGACCCCGGCCTGCAGACCACCGGCTTCGGCGTGGTGGACATGGACGGCCACCAACTCAGCTACGTGGCCAGCGGCACCATCCGCACCACCACCCTCGCGCTGGGCGACTTGCCCGGGCGCCTGAAGATCCTGTTCGACGGCATCACCGAGGTCGCAGCCCGCTACCAACCCGATGTGGCCTCGGTCGAAATCGTGTTCGTCAACGTCAACCCCCAGTCCACCCTGCTGCTGGGCCAGGCACGCGGCGCCGCCATCACCGCCCTGGTGGCCAGCAACCTGCCCGTGGCCGAATACACCGCGCTGCAGATGAAAAAGGCCGTAGTCGGCCACGGCCGCGCTGCCAAAAGCCAGGTGCAGGAGATGGTGCGGCGCCTGCTGCAGCTGCCGGGCCTGCCGGGCACGGATGCGGCCGACGGCCTGGGCATGGCCATCACCCATGCGCATGCCGGGGCGGCCATGGGCCGCTTGGGCGAAGCTGCTACCCTGAACCGCCGCCAGCATGCCATGTACAAGGATGGGCGCAGCTATTGA
- a CDS encoding helix-turn-helix domain-containing protein translates to MASLAPLSPRHPAGLIPSGELWLPRASLTACVRAAMARSTVGHTLSDAQRINRFPASPLCSLSWWFEGRGEALVAERPDTMPTEHSPREAYPGRWVLAGPQTRPTSSYCAGPTHAMMVMFMPDALNQLTGVDPGALTDRMVDAQSVLPPDWLALCETVQNLPDNATRMQHLEDFLEPRWQACRPAQPLPTQRYGDWAAHLAQRAALSAPGRSLRQLERRIKRWAGLPLRELRGFGKAEQAFFDTIAVDAAQGSVQWADVAAGAGFSDQSHLCRVTRRITGYAPQALYNGIYGDEAFWAYRIWV, encoded by the coding sequence ATGGCAAGCTTGGCCCCCCTCTCCCCCCGGCACCCCGCCGGGTTGATCCCCTCGGGCGAACTGTGGCTGCCGCGCGCCAGCCTCACTGCCTGCGTGCGGGCCGCCATGGCGCGCAGCACGGTGGGCCACACGCTCAGCGATGCACAGCGCATCAACCGCTTTCCGGCCTCGCCGCTGTGCAGCCTGAGCTGGTGGTTTGAAGGCCGCGGCGAGGCCCTGGTGGCCGAGCGCCCCGACACCATGCCCACAGAGCACAGCCCGCGCGAGGCCTACCCCGGCCGGTGGGTGCTGGCCGGCCCGCAGACCCGCCCCACCTCCAGCTACTGCGCAGGCCCCACGCACGCCATGATGGTGATGTTCATGCCCGACGCGCTGAACCAACTCACCGGCGTGGACCCTGGTGCCCTGACCGACCGCATGGTGGACGCGCAGTCCGTCTTGCCGCCCGACTGGCTGGCCCTGTGCGAGACGGTGCAGAACCTACCGGACAACGCTACGCGTATGCAGCACCTGGAAGACTTCCTGGAGCCCCGCTGGCAAGCATGCCGCCCCGCACAACCCTTGCCCACACAGCGCTACGGCGACTGGGCCGCACACCTCGCACAGCGCGCCGCCCTGTCCGCCCCTGGCCGCAGCCTGCGCCAGCTGGAGCGGCGCATCAAGCGCTGGGCCGGGCTGCCCCTTCGTGAGCTGCGCGGCTTTGGCAAGGCCGAGCAGGCGTTCTTTGACACCATCGCCGTCGACGCCGCGCAGGGCTCGGTCCAATGGGCCGATGTCGCGGCGGGCGCGGGGTTCTCGGACCAGTCGCACCTGTGCCGCGTCACGCGCCGCATCACCGGGTACGCGCCACAAGCGCTGTACAACGGTATCTATGGCGACGAGGCGTTCTGGGCGTATCGCATCTGGGTGTAG
- a CDS encoding phosphatidate cytidylyltransferase — protein sequence MNQFLRNLTATQQIGALFLVVFGILSIVTVWAFVRNLREHASDDPEAEAQALEAKRFWGLLKTSWVMATVFWVGWVLGETVATVLFAIVGFFALREFITLSPTRRGDHRSLVLAFFVVLPLQFWLVGSKHFDLFTVFIPVYVFLALPVVSALANDPQRFLERNAKLQWGIMVCVYGMSHVPALLLLDFPGYRDKGAFLVFFLVFVVQTCMLVQHLLGRRFPHKPAAPQVSQSFQWTSWLAGVAAGGLAGGLLTFITPFKPGQALGMALLACVAGSLGHLVMKALKRDRGITSWGMQGMSVTGAGGLLDRVDALCFAAPVFFHSARWYFGL from the coding sequence ATGAACCAATTTCTGCGCAACCTCACCGCCACCCAGCAGATCGGGGCCTTGTTCCTGGTCGTGTTCGGCATCCTGTCCATCGTCACGGTGTGGGCCTTTGTGCGCAATCTGCGCGAGCACGCCAGCGACGACCCCGAAGCCGAAGCCCAGGCCCTGGAGGCCAAGCGGTTCTGGGGGCTGCTCAAGACCTCCTGGGTCATGGCCACCGTGTTCTGGGTGGGTTGGGTGCTGGGCGAGACGGTGGCCACCGTGCTGTTTGCCATCGTGGGCTTTTTTGCGCTGCGCGAGTTCATCACTTTGTCACCCACGCGCCGGGGCGACCACCGCAGCCTGGTGCTGGCGTTCTTTGTGGTGCTGCCCCTGCAGTTCTGGCTGGTGGGCAGCAAGCACTTCGACCTGTTCACGGTGTTCATCCCCGTGTATGTGTTCCTGGCGCTGCCGGTGGTCAGTGCCCTGGCCAACGACCCGCAGCGGTTTCTGGAGCGCAATGCCAAGCTGCAGTGGGGCATCATGGTCTGCGTGTACGGCATGAGCCACGTTCCCGCGCTGCTGCTGCTGGACTTTCCGGGCTACCGTGACAAGGGCGCGTTTCTGGTGTTCTTCCTGGTGTTTGTGGTGCAGACGTGCATGCTGGTGCAGCACCTGCTGGGGCGACGCTTTCCGCACAAGCCGGCGGCACCGCAGGTGAGCCAGAGCTTTCAGTGGACGAGCTGGCTGGCCGGCGTGGCCGCCGGCGGCCTCGCGGGCGGGCTGCTCACCTTCATCACCCCCTTCAAGCCCGGCCAGGCGCTCGGCATGGCCCTGCTGGCCTGCGTGGCGGGCAGCTTGGGGCACCTGGTGATGAAGGCGTTGAAACGCGACCGCGGCATCACCAGCTGGGGCATGCAGGGCATGTCCGTCACGGGTGCGGGTGGCCTGCTCGACCGCGTGGATGCCCTGTGTTTTGCAGCGCCCGTGTTCTTCCATTCGGCACGCTGGTACTTCGGTTTGTAG
- a CDS encoding SDR family NAD(P)-dependent oxidoreductase, protein MLKNKVALVTGASSGIGRAIALVWASEGAKVVVSDVNVQAGEETAALVRAAGGDAIFVAADVGKPGDCEALVQRTVAHYGRLDVACNNAGIGGPQAPTADYPLDGWAQVININLSGVFYGMKYQIAAMLKNGGGSIVNMASILGVVGFATSPAYSAAKHGVLGLTKAAALEYSAQGVRINAVGPAFIHTPMISGLEQDAGINAMLVSAHPIGRLGQPEEVAELVAWLASSKASFVTGAYYLVDGGYLAR, encoded by the coding sequence ATGCTGAAGAACAAGGTGGCATTGGTAACGGGCGCGTCGTCGGGCATCGGGCGCGCCATTGCGCTGGTGTGGGCGAGCGAAGGTGCCAAGGTGGTGGTGTCCGACGTGAATGTGCAGGCAGGCGAGGAAACCGCCGCGCTGGTGCGCGCGGCCGGGGGCGATGCGATCTTTGTGGCGGCTGATGTGGGCAAGCCCGGGGACTGCGAGGCGCTGGTGCAGCGCACCGTCGCCCACTACGGCCGCCTGGACGTGGCCTGCAACAACGCGGGCATCGGTGGCCCGCAGGCGCCGACGGCCGACTACCCGCTGGACGGCTGGGCGCAGGTCATCAACATCAACCTGTCGGGCGTGTTCTACGGCATGAAGTACCAGATCGCCGCGATGCTGAAGAACGGAGGGGGCTCCATCGTCAACATGGCATCAATCCTCGGCGTTGTAGGGTTCGCCACGTCGCCTGCCTACTCCGCCGCGAAACACGGTGTGCTGGGCCTCACCAAGGCGGCGGCGTTGGAATACAGCGCCCAGGGTGTCCGCATCAACGCCGTGGGGCCCGCCTTCATCCATACGCCCATGATCAGTGGGCTGGAGCAGGACGCCGGCATCAACGCCATGCTGGTCAGCGCCCACCCCATCGGCCGCCTGGGGCAGCCCGAGGAGGTGGCCGAGCTGGTGGCCTGGCTAGCGTCCAGCAAGGCGTCGTTCGTGACCGGGGCGTATTACCTGGTGGATGGCGGTTATCTCGCGCGCTGA